From Drosophila subpulchrella strain 33 F10 #4 breed RU33 unplaced genomic scaffold, RU_Dsub_v1.1 Primary Assembly Seq354, whole genome shotgun sequence, the proteins below share one genomic window:
- the LOC119560811 gene encoding actin-binding LIM protein 3 isoform X5 has protein sequence MNCKQKIYCAKCTKKCSGEVLRVADNHFHKACFQCCQCKKSLATGGFFTKDNAYYCIPDYQRLYGTKCANCQQYVEGEVVSTMGKTYHQKCFTCSKCKQPFKSGSKVTNTGKEVLCEHCVSGAPVSPSRQAVGGGVSSPAPPAESPTRATAHQQHGGVISHKAHLKEDYDPNDCAGCGELLKEGQALVALDRQWHVSCFRCKACQAVLNGEYMGKDAVPYCEKCYQKGFGVKCAYCSRFISGKVLQAGDNHHFHPTCARCTKCGDPFGDGEEMYLQGSAIWHPRCGPGPSESGIIINGGGGSTSVAGGASNGNFTDTECDRMSSSALSEMYIRSRTPSFNGSLYSSSRKHYRTVSPGLILREYGRPNAEDISRIYTYSYLTDAPHYLRKPIDPYDKTPLSPHFHRPSSYATTASNAGSVAGSRPPSRPHSRTRSAMKVLVDAIRSETPRPKSPGMNNEEPIELSHYPAAKKPPPGEQPKIERDDFPAPPYPYTDPERRRRYSDTYKGVPASDDEDENVENGKQNGKVKNGEEQQRLQREAEQLEKLNSGIGSAIAKDLKEHAKYRKWKQNNLDPRNASRTPSASKEPLYKLRYESPIGASPSRHLDHQKPFYEDEMFDRSTSYRGSLGKSLGNAPSYNVVSALRHVPKPGYGLAPRSHTFSSTTSAAATMHGATDFSYGGLGDKTHSTDLSCGKSEASVDSITEGDRRALMGGDLPASSTYSGALSYHYPQAGLIRRSLPNMAHSMLVHEPAKIYPYHLLLITNYRLPSDVDRCNLERHLSDIEFEHILQCARSEFYRLPQWRRNELKRRVKLF, from the exons ATGAATT gtaaacaaaaaatctACTGTGCGAAATGCACGAAAAAGTGCTCCGGCGAGGTGCTCCGCGTGGCGGACAACCACTTCCACAAGGCCTGCTTCCAGTGCTGCCAGTGCAAGAAGTCCCTGGCCACCGGCGGATTCTTCACAAAGGACAACGCCTACTACTGCATACCGGATTACCAAAGGCTCTATGGAACTAAGTGCGCCAATTGCCAGCAGTATGTGGAGGGCGAGGTGGTCAGCACCATGGGCAAGACCTATCACCAGAAGTGCTTCACCTGCTCCAAGTGCAAGCAGCCCTTCAAGTCGGGCAGTAAG GTTACCAACACCGGTAAGGAGGTGCTCTGCGAGCACTGCGTCTCGGGGGCTCCCGTGTCGCCCAGTCGCCAGGCGGTCGGAGGAGGCGTCTCCTCGCCAGCTCCGCCGGCGGAGAGTCCCACGAGGGCCACTGCCCACCAGCAGCACGGCGGGGTGATCTCGCACAAGGCGCATCTGAAGGAGGACTACGATCCCAACGACTGTGCAGGATGCGGGGAGCTGCTGAAGGAGGGCCAGGCCCTGGTGGCCCTGGACAGGCAGTGGCACGTCTCCTGCTTCCGGTGCAAGGCCTGCCAGGCGGTGCTCAACGGGGAGTACATGGGCAAGGACGCGGTGCCCTACTGCGAGAAGTGCTACCAGAAGGGATTCGGGGTGAAGTGCGCCTACTGCAGCCGCTTCATCAGCGGCAAGGTGCTCCAGGCGGGCGACAACCACCACTTCCATCCGACCTGTGCCCGCTGCACCAAGTGCGGCGATCCCTTTGGCGACGGCGAGGAGATGTACCTGCAGGGCAGTGCCATCTGGCATCCGCGATGCGGTCCGGGTCCCTCTGAGTCCGGGATCATCATAAACGGCGGCGGGGGCAGCACCTCGGTGGCCGGAGGTGCCTCCAACGGCAACTTCACAGACACCGAGTGCGACCGGATGAGCTCCAGTGCCCTTAGCGAGATG TACATCCGCTCCAGAACTCCGAGTTTTAATGGTTCACTTTATTCCTCTAGCCGCAAG CACTATCGAACGGTGAGTCCGGGTCTGATACTCCGGGAGTACGGGCGACCCAATGCCGAGGACATCTCGCGCATCTACACCTACAGCTATCTGACGGATGCGCCGCACTATCTGAGGAAGCCGATCGATCCGTATGACAAGACGCCGCTGTCGCCGCACTTCCACCGGCCCTCCTCGTACGCCACCACGGCCAGCAATGCGGGCTCGGTGGCCGGAAGCCGTCCGCCGTCGCGTCCCCACTCCAGGACACGCAGCGCCATGAAGGTCCTGGTGGACGCCATCCGCTCGGAGACGCCGCGGCCCAAGAGTCCGGGCATGAACAACGAGGAGCCCATCGAGCTCTCCCACTATCCGGCTGCCAAGAAGCCGCCACCAGGTGAGCAGCCCAAGATCGAGAGGGACGACTTCCCCGCTCCGCCGTATCCCTACACGGATCCGGAGCGCCGGCGGCGGTACAGTGATACCTACAAGGGAGTGCCCGCCTCGGATGACGAGGATGAGAATGTTGAGAATGGCAAGCAGAATGGCAAGGTCAAGAATGGCGAGGAGCAGCA ACGCCTTCAACGGGAAGCCGAGCAGCTGGAGAAGCTCAACTCGGGCATTGGATCCGCAATCGCCAAGGACCTCAAGGAGCACGCCAAGTACAGGAAGTGGAAGCAGAACAACCTGGATCCGCGCAATGCTTCCAGGACGCCTTCTGCTTCCAAGGAGCCACTGTACAAATTAAG ATACGAATCACCCATTGGGGCCTCGCCCTCGCGCCATCTGGACCACCAGAAGCCCTTCTACGAGGACGAGATGTTCGATCGATCCACCAGCTATCGTGGCTCGCTTGGCAAATCGCTGGGAAATGCGCCCAGTTACAATG TGGTGAGTGCGCTGCGCCATGTGCCCAAACCAGGATACGGCCTGGCTCCACGCTCCCACACATTCAGCTCCACCACATCCGCTGCGGCCACGATGCATGGTGCCACT GACTTCTCTTATGGAGGACTGGGCGACAAAACCCACAGCACAGATTTGAGCTGCGGCAAATCGGAGG CCTCTGTGGACTCCATCACCGAGGGCGATAGACGCGCTCTGATGGGCGGCGACCTGCCCGCCTCGAGCACTTACTCAGGAGCTCTCTCCTACCACTATCCCCAGGCCGGACTCATCCGGCGCAGTCTGCCCAACATGGCCCACTCCATGCTGGTGCACGAGCCGGCCAAGATCTATCCCTATCACCTACTGCTAATCACAAACTATCGTCTGCCCTCGGACGTAGATCGCTGTAATCTAGAG CGTCATCTTTCGGACATCGAGTTCGAGCACATCTTGCAGTGCGCCAGGTCGGAGTTCTACAGGCTTCCCCAGTGGCGACGCAACGAGCTGAAGCGGCGAGTGAAGCTCTTCTAA
- the LOC119560811 gene encoding actin-binding LIM protein 2 isoform X7: protein MLVYPFRNIHKQTSLMYPRTFGTGLRTELGKTGQGKQKIYCAKCTKKCSGEVLRVADNHFHKACFQCCQCKKSLATGGFFTKDNAYYCIPDYQRLYGTKCANCQQYVEGEVVSTMGKTYHQKCFTCSKCKQPFKSGSKVTNTGKEVLCEHCVSGAPVSPSRQAVGGGVSSPAPPAESPTRATAHQQHGGVISHKAHLKEDYDPNDCAGCGELLKEGQALVALDRQWHVSCFRCKACQAVLNGEYMGKDAVPYCEKCYQKGFGVKCAYCSRFISGKVLQAGDNHHFHPTCARCTKCGDPFGDGEEMYLQGSAIWHPRCGPGPSESGIIINGGGGSTSVAGGASNGNFTDTECDRMSSSALSEMYIRSRTPSFNGSLYSSSRKHYRTVSPGLILREYGRPNAEDISRIYTYSYLTDAPHYLRKPIDPYDKTPLSPHFHRPSSYATTASNAGSVAGSRPPSRPHSRTRSAMKVLVDAIRSETPRPKSPGMNNEEPIELSHYPAAKKPPPGEQPKIERDDFPAPPYPYTDPERRRRYSDTYKGVPASDDEDENVENGKQNGKVKNGEEQQRLQREAEQLEKLNSGIGSAIAKDLKEHAKYRKWKQNNLDPRNASRTPSASKEPLYKLRYESPIGASPSRHLDHQKPFYEDEMFDRSTSYRGSLGKSLGNAPSYNGLGDKTHSTDLSCGKSEASVDSITEGDRRALMGGDLPASSTYSGALSYHYPQAGLIRRSLPNMAHSMLVHEPAKIYPYHLLLITNYRLPSDVDRCNLERHLSDIEFEHILQCARSEFYRLPQWRRNELKRRVKLF, encoded by the exons ATGCTCGTATATCCATTCCGAAACATCCACAAACAGACTAGTCTGATGTACCCTCGCACATTCGGAACGGGGCTTCGAACTGAGCTCGGCAAAACGGGGCAAG gtaaacaaaaaatctACTGTGCGAAATGCACGAAAAAGTGCTCCGGCGAGGTGCTCCGCGTGGCGGACAACCACTTCCACAAGGCCTGCTTCCAGTGCTGCCAGTGCAAGAAGTCCCTGGCCACCGGCGGATTCTTCACAAAGGACAACGCCTACTACTGCATACCGGATTACCAAAGGCTCTATGGAACTAAGTGCGCCAATTGCCAGCAGTATGTGGAGGGCGAGGTGGTCAGCACCATGGGCAAGACCTATCACCAGAAGTGCTTCACCTGCTCCAAGTGCAAGCAGCCCTTCAAGTCGGGCAGTAAG GTTACCAACACCGGTAAGGAGGTGCTCTGCGAGCACTGCGTCTCGGGGGCTCCCGTGTCGCCCAGTCGCCAGGCGGTCGGAGGAGGCGTCTCCTCGCCAGCTCCGCCGGCGGAGAGTCCCACGAGGGCCACTGCCCACCAGCAGCACGGCGGGGTGATCTCGCACAAGGCGCATCTGAAGGAGGACTACGATCCCAACGACTGTGCAGGATGCGGGGAGCTGCTGAAGGAGGGCCAGGCCCTGGTGGCCCTGGACAGGCAGTGGCACGTCTCCTGCTTCCGGTGCAAGGCCTGCCAGGCGGTGCTCAACGGGGAGTACATGGGCAAGGACGCGGTGCCCTACTGCGAGAAGTGCTACCAGAAGGGATTCGGGGTGAAGTGCGCCTACTGCAGCCGCTTCATCAGCGGCAAGGTGCTCCAGGCGGGCGACAACCACCACTTCCATCCGACCTGTGCCCGCTGCACCAAGTGCGGCGATCCCTTTGGCGACGGCGAGGAGATGTACCTGCAGGGCAGTGCCATCTGGCATCCGCGATGCGGTCCGGGTCCCTCTGAGTCCGGGATCATCATAAACGGCGGCGGGGGCAGCACCTCGGTGGCCGGAGGTGCCTCCAACGGCAACTTCACAGACACCGAGTGCGACCGGATGAGCTCCAGTGCCCTTAGCGAGATG TACATCCGCTCCAGAACTCCGAGTTTTAATGGTTCACTTTATTCCTCTAGCCGCAAG CACTATCGAACGGTGAGTCCGGGTCTGATACTCCGGGAGTACGGGCGACCCAATGCCGAGGACATCTCGCGCATCTACACCTACAGCTATCTGACGGATGCGCCGCACTATCTGAGGAAGCCGATCGATCCGTATGACAAGACGCCGCTGTCGCCGCACTTCCACCGGCCCTCCTCGTACGCCACCACGGCCAGCAATGCGGGCTCGGTGGCCGGAAGCCGTCCGCCGTCGCGTCCCCACTCCAGGACACGCAGCGCCATGAAGGTCCTGGTGGACGCCATCCGCTCGGAGACGCCGCGGCCCAAGAGTCCGGGCATGAACAACGAGGAGCCCATCGAGCTCTCCCACTATCCGGCTGCCAAGAAGCCGCCACCAGGTGAGCAGCCCAAGATCGAGAGGGACGACTTCCCCGCTCCGCCGTATCCCTACACGGATCCGGAGCGCCGGCGGCGGTACAGTGATACCTACAAGGGAGTGCCCGCCTCGGATGACGAGGATGAGAATGTTGAGAATGGCAAGCAGAATGGCAAGGTCAAGAATGGCGAGGAGCAGCA ACGCCTTCAACGGGAAGCCGAGCAGCTGGAGAAGCTCAACTCGGGCATTGGATCCGCAATCGCCAAGGACCTCAAGGAGCACGCCAAGTACAGGAAGTGGAAGCAGAACAACCTGGATCCGCGCAATGCTTCCAGGACGCCTTCTGCTTCCAAGGAGCCACTGTACAAATTAAG ATACGAATCACCCATTGGGGCCTCGCCCTCGCGCCATCTGGACCACCAGAAGCCCTTCTACGAGGACGAGATGTTCGATCGATCCACCAGCTATCGTGGCTCGCTTGGCAAATCGCTGGGAAATGCGCCCAGTTACAATG GACTGGGCGACAAAACCCACAGCACAGATTTGAGCTGCGGCAAATCGGAGG CCTCTGTGGACTCCATCACCGAGGGCGATAGACGCGCTCTGATGGGCGGCGACCTGCCCGCCTCGAGCACTTACTCAGGAGCTCTCTCCTACCACTATCCCCAGGCCGGACTCATCCGGCGCAGTCTGCCCAACATGGCCCACTCCATGCTGGTGCACGAGCCGGCCAAGATCTATCCCTATCACCTACTGCTAATCACAAACTATCGTCTGCCCTCGGACGTAGATCGCTGTAATCTAGAG CGTCATCTTTCGGACATCGAGTTCGAGCACATCTTGCAGTGCGCCAGGTCGGAGTTCTACAGGCTTCCCCAGTGGCGACGCAACGAGCTGAAGCGGCGAGTGAAGCTCTTCTAA
- the LOC119560811 gene encoding actin-binding LIM protein 2 isoform X3, whose product MLVYPFRNIHKQTSLMYPRTFGTGLRTELGKTGQGKQKIYCAKCTKKCSGEVLRVADNHFHKACFQCCQCKKSLATGGFFTKDNAYYCIPDYQRLYGTKCANCQQYVEGEVVSTMGKTYHQKCFTCSKCKQPFKSGSKVTNTGKEVLCEHCVSGAPVSPSRQAVGGGVSSPAPPAESPTRATAHQQHGGVISHKAHLKEDYDPNDCAGCGELLKEGQALVALDRQWHVSCFRCKACQAVLNGEYMGKDAVPYCEKCYQKGFGVKCAYCSRFISGKVLQAGDNHHFHPTCARCTKCGDPFGDGEEMYLQGSAIWHPRCGPGPSESGIIINGGGGSTSVAGGASNGNFTDTECDRMSSSALSEMHYRTVSPGLILREYGRPNAEDISRIYTYSYLTDAPHYLRKPIDPYDKTPLSPHFHRPSSYATTASNAGSVAGSRPPSRPHSRTRSAMKVLVDAIRSETPRPKSPGMNNEEPIELSHYPAAKKPPPGEQPKIERDDFPAPPYPYTDPERRRRYSDTYKGVPASDDEDENVENGKQNGKVKNGEEQQRLQREAEQLEKLNSGIGSAIAKDLKEHAKYRKWKQNNLDPRNASRTPSASKEPLYKLRYESPIGASPSRHLDHQKPFYEDEMFDRSTSYRGSLGKSLGNAPSYNVVSALRHVPKPGYGLAPRSHTFSSTTSAAATMHGATDFSYGGLGDKTHSTDLSCGKSEASVDSITEGDRRALMGGDLPASSTYSGALSYHYPQAGLIRRSLPNMAHSMLVHEPAKIYPYHLLLITNYRLPSDVDRCNLERHLSDIEFEHILQCARSEFYRLPQWRRNELKRRVKLF is encoded by the exons ATGCTCGTATATCCATTCCGAAACATCCACAAACAGACTAGTCTGATGTACCCTCGCACATTCGGAACGGGGCTTCGAACTGAGCTCGGCAAAACGGGGCAAG gtaaacaaaaaatctACTGTGCGAAATGCACGAAAAAGTGCTCCGGCGAGGTGCTCCGCGTGGCGGACAACCACTTCCACAAGGCCTGCTTCCAGTGCTGCCAGTGCAAGAAGTCCCTGGCCACCGGCGGATTCTTCACAAAGGACAACGCCTACTACTGCATACCGGATTACCAAAGGCTCTATGGAACTAAGTGCGCCAATTGCCAGCAGTATGTGGAGGGCGAGGTGGTCAGCACCATGGGCAAGACCTATCACCAGAAGTGCTTCACCTGCTCCAAGTGCAAGCAGCCCTTCAAGTCGGGCAGTAAG GTTACCAACACCGGTAAGGAGGTGCTCTGCGAGCACTGCGTCTCGGGGGCTCCCGTGTCGCCCAGTCGCCAGGCGGTCGGAGGAGGCGTCTCCTCGCCAGCTCCGCCGGCGGAGAGTCCCACGAGGGCCACTGCCCACCAGCAGCACGGCGGGGTGATCTCGCACAAGGCGCATCTGAAGGAGGACTACGATCCCAACGACTGTGCAGGATGCGGGGAGCTGCTGAAGGAGGGCCAGGCCCTGGTGGCCCTGGACAGGCAGTGGCACGTCTCCTGCTTCCGGTGCAAGGCCTGCCAGGCGGTGCTCAACGGGGAGTACATGGGCAAGGACGCGGTGCCCTACTGCGAGAAGTGCTACCAGAAGGGATTCGGGGTGAAGTGCGCCTACTGCAGCCGCTTCATCAGCGGCAAGGTGCTCCAGGCGGGCGACAACCACCACTTCCATCCGACCTGTGCCCGCTGCACCAAGTGCGGCGATCCCTTTGGCGACGGCGAGGAGATGTACCTGCAGGGCAGTGCCATCTGGCATCCGCGATGCGGTCCGGGTCCCTCTGAGTCCGGGATCATCATAAACGGCGGCGGGGGCAGCACCTCGGTGGCCGGAGGTGCCTCCAACGGCAACTTCACAGACACCGAGTGCGACCGGATGAGCTCCAGTGCCCTTAGCGAGATG CACTATCGAACGGTGAGTCCGGGTCTGATACTCCGGGAGTACGGGCGACCCAATGCCGAGGACATCTCGCGCATCTACACCTACAGCTATCTGACGGATGCGCCGCACTATCTGAGGAAGCCGATCGATCCGTATGACAAGACGCCGCTGTCGCCGCACTTCCACCGGCCCTCCTCGTACGCCACCACGGCCAGCAATGCGGGCTCGGTGGCCGGAAGCCGTCCGCCGTCGCGTCCCCACTCCAGGACACGCAGCGCCATGAAGGTCCTGGTGGACGCCATCCGCTCGGAGACGCCGCGGCCCAAGAGTCCGGGCATGAACAACGAGGAGCCCATCGAGCTCTCCCACTATCCGGCTGCCAAGAAGCCGCCACCAGGTGAGCAGCCCAAGATCGAGAGGGACGACTTCCCCGCTCCGCCGTATCCCTACACGGATCCGGAGCGCCGGCGGCGGTACAGTGATACCTACAAGGGAGTGCCCGCCTCGGATGACGAGGATGAGAATGTTGAGAATGGCAAGCAGAATGGCAAGGTCAAGAATGGCGAGGAGCAGCA ACGCCTTCAACGGGAAGCCGAGCAGCTGGAGAAGCTCAACTCGGGCATTGGATCCGCAATCGCCAAGGACCTCAAGGAGCACGCCAAGTACAGGAAGTGGAAGCAGAACAACCTGGATCCGCGCAATGCTTCCAGGACGCCTTCTGCTTCCAAGGAGCCACTGTACAAATTAAG ATACGAATCACCCATTGGGGCCTCGCCCTCGCGCCATCTGGACCACCAGAAGCCCTTCTACGAGGACGAGATGTTCGATCGATCCACCAGCTATCGTGGCTCGCTTGGCAAATCGCTGGGAAATGCGCCCAGTTACAATG TGGTGAGTGCGCTGCGCCATGTGCCCAAACCAGGATACGGCCTGGCTCCACGCTCCCACACATTCAGCTCCACCACATCCGCTGCGGCCACGATGCATGGTGCCACT GACTTCTCTTATGGAGGACTGGGCGACAAAACCCACAGCACAGATTTGAGCTGCGGCAAATCGGAGG CCTCTGTGGACTCCATCACCGAGGGCGATAGACGCGCTCTGATGGGCGGCGACCTGCCCGCCTCGAGCACTTACTCAGGAGCTCTCTCCTACCACTATCCCCAGGCCGGACTCATCCGGCGCAGTCTGCCCAACATGGCCCACTCCATGCTGGTGCACGAGCCGGCCAAGATCTATCCCTATCACCTACTGCTAATCACAAACTATCGTCTGCCCTCGGACGTAGATCGCTGTAATCTAGAG CGTCATCTTTCGGACATCGAGTTCGAGCACATCTTGCAGTGCGCCAGGTCGGAGTTCTACAGGCTTCCCCAGTGGCGACGCAACGAGCTGAAGCGGCGAGTGAAGCTCTTCTAA